In Penaeus monodon isolate SGIC_2016 chromosome 41, NSTDA_Pmon_1, whole genome shotgun sequence, a single genomic region encodes these proteins:
- the LOC119598656 gene encoding sperm-specific H1/protamine-like protein type 2 isoform X1 — MSEDESNVEKKEEEKEAEQDAEATEGDAEDAKDEAPEPPKKRASRMSVPKAAKSPKKAAGAGVKKKAPKKKQHPKTLDMVVEAIENLGDRKGSSVQAIKSYILQNFKTVRADMLKSMLRRALASGLESGVVTRPKGQAETQAMSGRYLLGKAAKRDEDEEVMPKESKRVQEAKARAKAKKVAKKKAAAKRSPAKKVAKKPVAKKASPSKAKKPVKKGKKGRK; from the exons ATGTCCGAGGACGAGAGTAAcgtagagaagaaggaggaggagaaggaggccgaGCAGGACGCGGAGGCGACAGAGGGCGACGCAGAGGACGCGAAGGACGAGGCCCCCGAACCCCCGAAGAAGCGCGCCAGCAGGATGTCGGTGCCCAAGGCCGCCAAATCGCCAAAGAAAG CAGCTGGTGCAGGCGTGAAGAAGAAAGCCCCGAAAAAGAAGCAGCATCCTAAAACGCTTGACATGGTGGTGGAAGCGATTGAAAACCTTGGCGACAGGAAAGGCTCCAGTGTGCAGGCCATTAAGTCGTACATTCTGCAGAACTTCAAGACAGTGAGAGCCGACATGCTGAAGTCCATGCTGCGCCGAGCTCTCGCCTCAGGCTTGGAGTCTGGGGTGGTGACCCGCCCTAAGGGACAGGCAGAGACACAG GCAATGAGCGGGAGATACCTTCTGGGCAAGGCAGCTAagagagacgaagacgaagaggtaATGCCAAAGGAGTCCAAAAGAGTACAAGAGGCCAAGGCAAGAGCAAAGGCAAAGAAGGTCGCCAAAAAGAAGGCTGCAGCTAAGAGGTCACCGGCTAAGAAGGTCGCCAAAAAACCTGTTGCAAAGAAGGCCTCTCCATCGAAGGCCAAGAAGCcagtcaaaaaggggaaaaaggggaggaagtag
- the LOC119598656 gene encoding sperm-specific H1/protamine-like protein type 2 isoform X2 — MSEDESNVEKKEEEKEAEQDAEATEGDAEDAKDEAPEPPKKRASRMSVPKAAKSPKKAGAGVKKKAPKKKQHPKTLDMVVEAIENLGDRKGSSVQAIKSYILQNFKTVRADMLKSMLRRALASGLESGVVTRPKGQAETQAMSGRYLLGKAAKRDEDEEVMPKESKRVQEAKARAKAKKVAKKKAAAKRSPAKKVAKKPVAKKASPSKAKKPVKKGKKGRK; from the exons ATGTCCGAGGACGAGAGTAAcgtagagaagaaggaggaggagaaggaggccgaGCAGGACGCGGAGGCGACAGAGGGCGACGCAGAGGACGCGAAGGACGAGGCCCCCGAACCCCCGAAGAAGCGCGCCAGCAGGATGTCGGTGCCCAAGGCCGCCAAATCGCCAAAGAAAG CTGGTGCAGGCGTGAAGAAGAAAGCCCCGAAAAAGAAGCAGCATCCTAAAACGCTTGACATGGTGGTGGAAGCGATTGAAAACCTTGGCGACAGGAAAGGCTCCAGTGTGCAGGCCATTAAGTCGTACATTCTGCAGAACTTCAAGACAGTGAGAGCCGACATGCTGAAGTCCATGCTGCGCCGAGCTCTCGCCTCAGGCTTGGAGTCTGGGGTGGTGACCCGCCCTAAGGGACAGGCAGAGACACAG GCAATGAGCGGGAGATACCTTCTGGGCAAGGCAGCTAagagagacgaagacgaagaggtaATGCCAAAGGAGTCCAAAAGAGTACAAGAGGCCAAGGCAAGAGCAAAGGCAAAGAAGGTCGCCAAAAAGAAGGCTGCAGCTAAGAGGTCACCGGCTAAGAAGGTCGCCAAAAAACCTGTTGCAAAGAAGGCCTCTCCATCGAAGGCCAAGAAGCcagtcaaaaaggggaaaaaggggaggaagtag